A window of the Streptomyces finlayi genome harbors these coding sequences:
- a CDS encoding YiaA/YiaB family inner membrane protein, which translates to MSETASVKQQGTAAFYGQAVASFGVAMGSVALGIFFLDADGWVRGFLAIGVLYLVTSCFTLAKVIRDRQEAGQLVSRVDQARLEKILAEHDPFQKL; encoded by the coding sequence ATGAGTGAGACAGCATCGGTCAAGCAGCAGGGCACCGCGGCCTTCTACGGTCAGGCCGTCGCCTCTTTCGGGGTGGCGATGGGCTCGGTGGCCCTCGGAATCTTCTTCCTCGACGCGGACGGCTGGGTGCGGGGCTTCCTCGCCATCGGCGTCCTCTACCTCGTCACCTCGTGCTTCACCCTGGCCAAGGTCATCAGGGACCGCCAGGAGGCGGGTCAGCTGGTCAGCCGGGTCGACCAGGCCAGACTGGAGAAGATCCTCGCCGAGCACGACCCGTTCCAGAAGCTCTGA
- a CDS encoding TetR/AcrR family transcriptional regulator, translating to MSTAEETGDDTPWGEVTPEAARRLLVAAVEAFAERGYHATTTRDIAGRAGMSPAALYIHYKTKEELLHRISRIGHDRALALLEAEAGSDGSAAERLAGAVRSFVRWHAERHTTARVVQYELDALADEHRTEIIELRRQSDAVVRRIISEGVAAGEFDVPDVPGTTLAVLSLCIDVARWFNAQGSRTPDEVGALYADLVLRMVAAQK from the coding sequence ATGAGCACGGCGGAGGAGACCGGCGACGACACGCCGTGGGGCGAGGTCACGCCCGAGGCGGCACGGCGGCTTCTCGTCGCCGCCGTCGAAGCCTTTGCCGAGCGCGGGTACCACGCGACGACCACCCGCGACATCGCCGGCCGGGCGGGAATGAGCCCGGCCGCCCTCTACATCCACTACAAGACCAAGGAAGAGCTGCTCCACCGGATCAGCAGGATCGGTCACGACCGGGCCCTGGCCCTCCTGGAGGCCGAGGCCGGCAGTGACGGTTCCGCGGCGGAGCGGCTCGCCGGCGCCGTACGGTCCTTCGTCCGGTGGCACGCCGAGCGGCACACCACGGCGCGTGTCGTGCAGTACGAACTCGACGCGCTCGCCGACGAGCACCGCACCGAGATCATCGAGCTGCGCAGGCAGAGCGACGCCGTGGTGCGCCGGATCATCAGCGAAGGCGTCGCGGCGGGGGAGTTCGACGTCCCCGACGTGCCCGGCACCACACTCGCCGTGCTGTCCCTCTGCATCGACGTGGCGCGCTGGTTCAACGCCCAGGGCAGCCGGACGCCGGACGAGGTCGGCGCGCTCTACGCCGACCTCGTCCTGCGGATGGTCGCGGCTCAGAAGTAG
- a CDS encoding MaoC family dehydratase produces the protein MAEPKIFTSAQELRDGVGEELGHSEWLEIDQKRIDQFAEATGDHQWIHVDPERAAAGPFGTTIAHGYLTLSLLPALVPQIMRVEGMKMGINYGTNKVRFPSTVPVGSRLRATAVLRNVEEAGGGVQVTAVVTIEREGGDKPACVAESVSRYYF, from the coding sequence ATGGCAGAGCCGAAGATCTTCACGTCCGCACAGGAGCTGCGCGACGGAGTGGGTGAGGAGCTGGGCCACAGCGAGTGGCTGGAGATCGACCAGAAGCGGATCGACCAGTTCGCCGAGGCCACCGGCGACCACCAGTGGATTCACGTGGACCCCGAGCGCGCGGCAGCCGGCCCCTTCGGCACGACGATCGCGCACGGCTATCTGACGCTCTCGCTCCTGCCCGCGCTCGTCCCGCAGATCATGCGCGTCGAGGGCATGAAGATGGGCATCAACTACGGCACCAACAAGGTGCGCTTCCCCTCGACCGTCCCGGTGGGTTCACGGCTGCGCGCCACCGCCGTGCTCAGGAACGTCGAGGAGGCGGGCGGCGGCGTGCAGGTCACCGCGGTGGTCACCATCGAGCGGGAGGGCGGCGACAAGCCCGCCTGTGTCGCGGAGTCGGTGTCCCGCTACTACTTCTGA